A DNA window from Megalobrama amblycephala isolate DHTTF-2021 linkage group LG11, ASM1881202v1, whole genome shotgun sequence contains the following coding sequences:
- the wu:fi04e12 gene encoding desmoplakin isoform X2 → MSMYGSQRGLNMMGRRSGSRSELNAAAPYARSEVVVVQRGNNGFTQEYVEGYNQSFSRASMSAGQVPTMSSVSSMQQRILFLQNQCQDYLDKAASVFKSGGDANAFMEAQSCLASAADNTDQLRSFAMELNQQNLPSDGVVRSVNMFSEQIRDLSMALNGPPQQKWGSRTIRRTMSREEPNRFFTEAMAWITQQRRLIETSSWGDDLAAIEQQIANHSTFHSSIQRSVEMDRARTEMMRGQNADANKSYLNKLEQEWDSLQKTSYQRSVQLQDLHNIIQEISSQIMWVNDREEEELVFDWGDKNIDTYILQKQESFSKLMSELEQKEIDLNVLKAKVDGVMKNNHPASDKIQAYMETLQTQWSWLLQITKCINVHLKENARYSQFFKETTEMNVKLQKEHDSIRKNFSCDKSTALHNLLELLQGLEKERERLMEQREMVQQLVVKSKSIIRLKPRNPEEKISGQHILVQALCDFRQDEKTIRKGDEGILKDNSERTTWLVTGPGGMDMQVPSVCLLTPPPNPLAINLANKNSQYYEAILGVWNQLYINIKSMVSWQYCLLDIKRINSLTINMLAKMGPEESRSIFKSLEMHFQEFKKHSQGSELFGAEDEKLIETQYAGAQQHYGKLVVDLPAYAARGEGSEFAAAVSVKLLNELNALRFKLDGAESSLVTFLYIPLGEDALEECSRHITGTQVFQKDIQTVKGEILSLQDSVQAELKDATDTDKARYLRAQLDILNQRLVNLDSYCTAHLQRLSLVKSLLKDILKAEDVVKVYEARLTEKETASLEPEEIQKYQKVLQSMRSDLEQKQDVLNSLVADLSKIQQCNEQTEQGRYRCIINLSQYAEHVSQLSDRWKRIHLQINSRLDDLDSYLPQLQRYLQSSSHLSGWIDETQRQIDTQQYVKTDDITVYTQLLNQQKALNSDIKAKRELLETVQNDGNACINAIKNYELELASYGAGLETLLNIPIKRTVLQSPSSSISEEVSSLNAHYLELLTRSSDYYKFLMASQKNMEELKMQNTKIEMLEEELQQLRDAIKDHTATNASLQEALLKYQQELNDSQTHLLSLEEVKRTETLKCMATQDSLESSKTHLQELEDEVRRLKQQLEDMQRKKKVVEERYTFLQEEHDETMRKKLKELEQISWAKMELEKTVSERTRELDRLRKELEDEARRVKEAQTELAKTSSVIQTSQSQCSNLQQERDGLLKKMTTMEQEMMRLKRQEDELARIKLSLESELRLKSQLQEDNERIKKDFDQWKSKCATHEEQLRQHISERSGMESQFNSVKTEMERLRTQLKDAEERYRLLLQNLERERAQMQALRDSQQKELLRLQQKPDGAAKYTQTDQTDSSSLVFEGVRKKVTAQQLHDCGVIDKVTFEQLMKGQRTVEDVSVDIRLNLKGTGAIAGLAAGPKGKMTFTEAKNQNLISDESGNMLLEAQAATGYIIDPRANVKMTVEEACLNGLVDEADKQQLLTAEAGCVGFRDPKTAKLLPASQAMKKGIINRETALRLLQAQEAAGGILDPILSVYLSKDTAMDRDLVDEDLYQALNARPDCYIDPDSGLRASYVTLKKRCKADLSTGLLLLPAPEKPMTVQGLRSEVNVSDLVDAKLLEPSDVDHLREGKITSQDIEHRLRAYLRGSTCIAGIYDEANDCTLPIYQAMKNGLLRPGTTLELLEAQAASGFMIDPINNEYYTVEEACKRGLVGVEFKDKLLSAERAVTGYKDPGTNKMISLFEAIERGLIEKGHGIRLLEAQIGSGGIIDPKHSHRIDVDLAFQRGYFGEEMNQILKDEGDDTKGFFDPNTEDNLTFLELKSRCITDKKTGLVLLPLHDKKKMQQKNSSRKRRVLIVDPESNKEMTVREAYEKKLIDYETFLELSRQECEWEETVITAADGSTTTAIMDIQTGIQYDLKDLLVKGVISQDVLDKYRSGSISLTELADIITNKAKTLSSSSSSFSSQKTMQSQIIKTETVKRVESISTQQDPSSANSKHISSMSIKLTPLVETIEEQNPVGAIFDTEKLEKISVCDALKRGILDSITAQRLLEAQACTGGVVNPENGRRMSIQEASRLGILDDEMANRIKPAQKAYIGFEDVKTKRKMSAAEAVKEKWLPYEAGQRFLEFQYLTGGLFDPELGSRRSLEEALQLGWLDMRAAQRLQDTRHHPKTLTCPKTKLRISYKEAMEACMNEENTGVRMLPAATVSSRGISSPYNLSNPGSASGSRSGSRRGSVDYSLSPSSSSRYSSFSYSRTSFSSRSLS, encoded by the exons ATGAGCATGTACGGGTCGCAGCGCGGGCTCAACATGATGGGACGCCGCTCCGGGTCGCGCAGCGAGCTCAACGCCGCGGCTCCGTACGCGCGCAGTGAGGTGGTGGTGGTGCAGCGGGGGAATAATGGCTTCACTCAGGAGTACGTGGAGGGATACAACCAAAGCTTCTCCAGAGCCTCTATGAGCGCGGGGCAAGT GCCTACCATGTCGTCTGTGTCGTCTATGCAGCAGCGGATATTGTTTCTACAGAACCAGTGTCAGGATTACCTGGACAAGGCAGCATCAGTATTTAAGTCT GGAGGAGATGCCAACGCTTTCATGGAAGCTCAAAGTTGTCTGGCGTCCGCTGCTGATAACACTGACCAGCTCAGAAGCTTTGCCATGGAGCTGAACCAGCAGAACCTGCCGTCTGACGGTGTGGTGCGGAG TGTGAATATGTTTTCTGAGCAGATACGAGATCTCAGCATGGCTCTGAACGGCCCGCCGCAGCAGAAGTGGGGCAGCAGGACGATCCGGCGCACCATGAGCCGTGAAGAACCCAACCGCTTCTTCACCGAAGCCATGGCCTGGATCACGCAGCAGAGG CGGCTGATCGAGACGTCGTCGTGGGGAGATGATTTGGCGGCCATCGAGCAGCAgatagccaatcacagcacgtTTCACAGCTCCATCCAGAGAAGTGTGGAGATGGATCGAGCCCGAACGGAGATG ATGCGAGGCCAGAACGCAGATGCAAACAAATCCTATCTCAACAAACTAGAGCAAGAATGGGACAGTCTTCAG AAAACCTCGTACCAGCGAAGCGTTCAGCTGCAGGACCTGCACAACATCATCCAGGAGATTTCCAGTCAGATCATGTGGGTGAACGACCGAGAGGAGGAGGAGCTGGTGTTCGACTGGGGAGATAAAAACATAGACACGTACATCTTGCAGAAACAGGAGAGCTTTTCG AAACTCATGAGTGAACTGGAGCAAAAGGAAATCGATCTGAACGTCCTGAAAGCGAAGGTGGACGGTGTTATGAAGAACAACCATCCCGCGTCTGATAAGATCCAG GCCTACATGGAGACGCTGCAGACGCAGTGGAGCTGGCTGCTACAGATCACCAAATGCATCAACGTCCACCTGAAGGAAAACGCACGATACAGCCAG TTCTTCAAGGAGACGACTGAAATGAACGTCAAACTGCAGAAAGAACACGACAGCATCCGCAAGAACTTCTCCTGCGATAAATCCACCGCCCTGCACAACCTGCTGGAGCTCTTACAGGGCCTGGAG aaagAGCGTGAGCGTCTGATGGAGCAGAGAGAGATGGTGCAGCAGCTGGTGGTCAAATCCAAGAGCATTATCAGACTGAAACCCAGAAACCCAGAGGAGAAGATCAGCGGTCAGCATATACTTGTGCAGGCGCTATGTGACTTCAGACAGGACGAG AAAACGATCCGTAAGGGAGATGAAGGGATTCTGAAGGACAACTCGGAGCGAACAACATGGCTGGTGACGGGACCTGGTGGGATGGACATGCAGGTGCCTTCGGTCTGTCTGTTAACGCCGCCTCCCAATCCACTGGCCATCAACCTGGCCAACAA GAACTCCCAGTATTATGAGGCCATTCTAGGCGTGTGGAATCAGCTGTACATCAACATCAAGAGCATGGTCTCCTGGCAGTACTGCCTTTTGGACATCAAACGCATCAATTCACTCACCATCAACATG CTGGCCAAAATGGGTCCAGAAGAGTCCCGCAGCATTTTCAAGAGTTTGGAGATGCACTTCCAGGAGTTCAAGAAACACAGTCAGGGTTCAGAGCTGTTCGGGGCAGAAGACGAGAAGCTCATTGAGACCCAGTATGCAGGAGCCCAGCAGCACTACGGCAAACTGGTGGTGGATCTGCCCGCGTACG CCGCTCGAGGAGAGGGATCCGAGTTTGCTGCGGCGGTGAGCGTCAAACTGCTGAACGAGCTCAACGCTCTCAGATTCAAGCTGGACGGAGCCGAATCTTCCCTCGTCACCTTCCTGTACATCCCGTTAGGAGAGGACGCACTTGAAGAGTGCAGCCGCCACATCACCGGCACACAG GTGTTTCAGAAGGACATACAGACTGTGAAGGGAGAGATTCTGAGTCTGCAAGACAGCGTTCAGGCTGAACTCAAAGACGCCACGGACACTGATAAAGCCAGATACCTGCGGGCTCAGCTGGACATCCTCAACCAGAGACTAGTTAACCTGGATAGTTACTGTACTGCACATCTCCAGAG GTTGAGTTTGGTGAAGTCCCTGCTGAAGGATATACTGAAAGCTGAAGATGTGGTGAAGGTTTATGAAGCTCGACTGACAGAGAAAGAGACGGCGTCACTCGAACCCGAAGAGATCCAGAAATACCAGAAAGTGCTTCAG AGTATGCGCAGCGATTTGGAGCAGAAACAGGATGTGCTGAATTCACTGGTGGCTGATCTAAGTAAAATTCAGCAGTGTAATGAGCAGACGGAGCAGGGCCGGTACAGGTGTATCATCAACCTCTCCCAGTACGCCGAGCATGTGAGCCAGCTGTCAGACCGCTGGAAACGCATCCATTTACAGATCAACAGCAG GTTGGATGACCTGGACTCTTACCTGCCGCAGCTGCAGCGATACCTGCAGTCTAGTTCTCATCTCAGCGGTTGGATCGACGAGACTCAACGGCAGATTGATACTCAGCAGTACGTCAAGACCGATGACATCACAGTTTACACCCAACTCCTCAACCAACAGAAG GCATTAAACTCTGATATAAAGGCAAAGAGAGAGCTGTTGGAGACGGTGCAGAACGATGGCAACGCCTGCATAAATGCCATCAAG AACTATGAGCTTGAGTTAGCGTCTTACGGTGCTGGACTGGAGACTTTGCTTAACATCCCCATCAAGAGGACTGTGCTTCAGTCTCCATCTTCCTCCATCTCAGAAGAG GTCTCTTCTCTAAATGCACACTACTTAGAATTGCTCACCCGTTCAAGTGATTACTACAAATTTCTCATGGCTTCCCAGAAGAACATGGAAGAACTGAAG ATGCAAAATACCAAGATTGAGATGCTCGAGGAGGAACTTCAGCAGTTGAGAGACGCAATTAAGGATCACACTGCTACGAATGCCTCTTTGCAGGAGGCTCTCCTTAAATACCAGCAGGAGCTGAATGACTCGCAGACACACCTGCTTTCTCTGGAAGAGGTGAAGAGGACTGAGACTTTGAAGTGCATGGCCACACAGGACAGCCTGGAGTCTTCTAAAACCCATCTTCAAGAGCTTGAAGATGAAGTACGTCGCCTCAAACAGCAGTTGGAAGATATGCAAAGGAAGAAGAAGGTCGTGGAAGAGCGTTACACATTTTTGCAGGAAGAACACGATGAAACCATGCGCAAGAAACTCAAAGAACTCGAGCAGATCAGCTGGGCCAAGATGGAGCTGGAGAAGACGGTATCTGAAAGGACCCGAGAACTGGATCGTCTGCGCAAGGAGTTGGAAGACGAGGCTCGTCGCGTCAAGGAGGCGCAGACGGAGCTGGCAAAG ACTTCCTCCGTGATCCAGACATCCCAATCTCAGTGCAGCAATCTGCAGCAAGAACGGGATGGCCTCCTCAAGAAAATGACAACAATGGAACAGGAAATGATGCGCTTGAAAAGGCAGGAAGACGAGCTAGCCCGTATCAAACTCTCACTGGAGTCGGAACTGCGTCTCAAATCGCAGCTGCAGGAGGATAATGAGAGGATCAAGAAGGATTTTGACCAATGGAAGAGCAAATGTGCTACTCACGAGGAGCAACTTCGACAGCACATCTCAGAGCGCTCTGGCATGGAGAGCCAATTTAACTCTGTCAAGACCGAGATGGAAAGGCTGAGGACGCAACTGAAGGATGCTGAAGAACGCTACAGGCTGCTATTGCAGAACTTGGAACGAGAGAGGGCACAGATGCAGGCACTTCGAGACTCGCAGCAGAAGGAGTTGCTGAGATTGCAGCAGAAACCAGACGGTGCTGCCAAATACACTCAAACAGACCAAACAGACTCCTCCTCACTTGTCTTCGAAGGTGTCCGCAAGAAGGTCACGGCACAGCAGCTGCATGACTGTGGTGTGATTGACAAGGTCACGTTTGAGCAGTTGATGAAGGGCCAGCGGACTGTTGAGGATGTATCTGTTGACATCAGGCTCAATCTTAAAGGCACAGGAGCAATTGCAGGGCTGGCAGCAGGACCTAAAGGCAAAATGACCTTTACAGAGGCTAAGAATCAAAACTTGATTTCAGATGAAAGTGGAAACATGTTGCTGGAGGCTCAAGCTGCCACAGGGTACATCATAGATCCACGAGCTAATGTGAAGATGACTGTTGAGGAGGCTTGTCTGAATGGACTTGTGGATGAAGCTGACAAGCAGCAGCTGTTGACTGCAGAGGCTGGCTGTGTTGGGTTCAGGGATCCCAAAACTGCAAAACTCCTGCCAGCTAGCCAAGCCATGAAAAAGGGAATAATCAACCGGGAAACAGCTCTGCGTCTCCTGCAAGCACAAGAGGCAGCAGGAGGCATCCTTGATCCTATCCTTAGTGTCTACCTCTCCAAAGATACGGCCATGGACCGTGACCTTGTTGATGAGGATCTTTATCAAGCTCTAAACGCCAGACCAGATTGCTACATTGATCCAGACTCTGGTCTACGTGCTAGCTACGTTACCCTCAAGAAGCGATGCAAGGCTGACCTCAGCACCGGCTTGCTCCTGCTTCCGGCTCCAGAGAAACCCATGACCGTACAGGGATTGCGTAGCGAAGTTAATGTATCGGATCTGGTGGATGCAAAATTGCTGGAACCTTCGGACGTGGATCATCTGAGAGAGGGCAAGATTACCAGCCAAGACATTGAACACAGGCTTCGGGCTTATCTCCGAGGGTCAACTTGCATTGCTGGGATTTATGACGAGGCCAACGACTGCACCTTGCCTATCTACCAGGCCATGAAGAATGGGCTTCTGCGACCAGGCACTACCTTGGAGCTTCTGGAGGCCCAGGCCGCCTCGGGCTTCATGATTGATCCTATTAACAATGAGTACTACACAGTCGAGGAGGCCTGTAAGAGAGGACTAGTGGGCGTGGAGTTCAAAGACAAGCTTCTGTCTGCCGAGAGAGCAGTAACTGGGTACAAAGACCCAGGCACCAACAAGATGATTTCCCTTTTTGAAGCTATTGAACGGGGTCTCATAGAGAAAGGTCATGGTATTCGCCTGCTTGAGGCTCAGATTGGTAGCGGTGGCATCATTGACCCTAAACACAGTCATCGAATTGATGTTGATTTGGCGTTCCAAAGGGGCTACTTTGGTGAAGAGATGAACCAGATTCTGAAAGATGAAGGAGATGACACAAAGGGTTTCTTTGACCCAAACACAGAGGACAATTTAACCTTCTTGGAGCTAAAGAGTCGCTGCATCACAGATAAGAAGACGGGGCTAGTGCTTCTACCTCTTCATGATAAGAAAAAGATGCAGCAGAAGAACTCCTCAAGGAAGAGACGGGTACTGATAGTTGATCCAGAGAGTAATAAAGAAATGACGGTGCGTGAAGCCTATGAAAAGAAACTCATAGACTACGAGACCTTTCTGGAATTGTCTCGGCAAGAGTGCGAGTGGGAAGAAACAGTCATCACTGCTGCCGATGGCTCAACCACAACAGCTATAATGGACATCCAAACAGGCATTCAGTACGACTTGAAAGACCTGCTTGTGAAGGGAGTGATTAGCCAAGATGTCCTTGATAAATATCGTTCAGGAAGTATCAGCCTTACTGAGCTTGCAGATATTATCACCAACAAGGCAAAGACCCTGAGCTCCTCCTCATCATCATTCTCATCCCAGAAGACCATGCAAAGTCAGATAATTAAAACTGAAACTGTTAAAAGAGTTGAGAGCATCTCCACTCAGCAAGATCCATCCTCTGCAAACTCCAAGCATATTTCCAGCATGTCAATCAAACTGACCCCATTAGTAGAAACAATTGAGGAACAGAATCCAGTCGGAGCAATCTTTGACACAGAGAAGCTGGAGAAGATCAGCGTGTGTGATGCTCTGAAACGAGGAATCCTCGATTCCATCACAGCACAACGACTCCTGGAGGCACAAGCTTGCACCGGTGGGGTTGTGAACCCTGAAAATGGTCGTCGCATGTCTATTCAGGAAGCATCCCGCCTCGGTATTCTGGATGATGAAATGGCTAACAGGATAAAACCTGCCCAGAAAGCCTACATTGGTTTTGAAGATGTGAAAACCAAGCGTAAAATGTCAGCCGCTGAGGCTGTTAAGGAGAAGTGGCTTCCGTATGAGGCTGGTCAGCGCTTCCTTGAATTCCAGTATTTAACCGGCGGGCTGTTCGACCCAGAGCTTGGGAGCAGACGTTCACTTGAGGAGGCTTTGCAGCTAGGCTGGCTGGATATGAGAGCGGCTCAGAGGCTCCAGGATACACGTCACCATCCCAAGACCCTGACCTGTCCCAAGACCAAGCTAAGGATATCCTACAAGGAGGCTATGGAAGCTTGCATGAATGAGGAGAACACGGGTGTCCGCATGCTTCCCGCCGCCACAGTTTCATCACGCGGAATCAGCAGCCCCTACAACCTCTCCAATCCAGGATCCGCCTCAGGCTCTCGGAGCGGATCCCGTAGGGGCAGCGTGGACTACAGTTTATCCCCTTCTTCATCTTCCAGATACAGCAGCTTTAGCTACAGCAGAACATCTTTCAGCAGCAGATCACTCTCCTAA